Genomic segment of Primulina tabacum isolate GXHZ01 chromosome 11, ASM2559414v2, whole genome shotgun sequence:
TTTTAATACTATACATTTTATGTAATAATCTACGAAGAACGTTAGTCAAAAAAACTGTATGAAGAAAATTATTTAGGTAAACTGTATTAGAAAAACTATGTACGACATGTTTGTTTGAGAAAGTAATACGAGGGAGTTAAACTTCTGACTGTCAAATATTCAATTATTCCATCGACTCAGATACGGCCCCAACAATAGTTGATTTTATACATAGCACAGGATTAATGTAGTGGACTCCACCTAATTCAACAAAGTCTTGATTGTTGATAAAAACCTATAATTTAATATGGTTTCAAATCCTGTTTACTGTAGATTATCACTTATTTTTATTCTAATTTGATGGTGTGAATTTAAATTTAGATTGTTacacatatgtgtgtgtgtaattCTTTCCTTGTCATGTCATAAAATCATGTCATAAAAGTAAAGCCGATGCTTTATTCGAAAACCCACTAAACCTCTCTTTACTTCCCACCCATGTCTGTCTGTCTGTCTAATCTGTTCTAAGAAAAGGAAATGCAATGAATGAGAATCAATATCTTCGTAGATCTGACCATTCCAAACCCACCTCTGGCCGTACTAATCTAGCATCATGCGTAGTGGCCACCGCCTTCCTCCTCGCCATCGCCGCCGCCGCCGTAGCAGTCTACTTCTTCGTCTTCAAGCCCAAGCAGCCGGTAATCGCTGTTAACGCCGTTCAGTTCCCGACCTTCTCCATCTCAAACGGCACATGTTAACTTCGAGTTCTTCCAATACCTCACCGTGAAAAATCCTAATCGCGACGAGTTCTCCCACTACGACAGCTCGCTGCAGCTCGTCTACTCCGGCCAGCCTGTGGGAGTCGTTTTCATCCCCGCTGGAAGAATCGGTGGCGGCGGGAGCCAGAAAATATCGGCGAAGTTTGATCTGCAGAAGTATCCATTGCCATCGCCGTTGAAGGCGTCGATCGGCGACGGCAGTAACGGAATTCCCATAGGAGGCTTCACGATGGGGACGCCGATGGAGATAGAGACTCGCATGAAGCTGGTAGGCAAAGTTCGGGTGCTGAAGGTGTTCATGCACCGAGTGATGAGCGGAGTAAAGTGTGAGGTCATGATTGAGTCCACGCGTGGGACTGTTTTGGGTTTCCGCTGTTGACGTGGCACCTCCCATGtactacttttttttttctctagaaaaataatataatataatataataatagataattcgaaagggaaaaaaaattaattccaTGTAACATTGTAATTCCACACAGAGGCTCGCTACCAACATTGTAAGCTAAAATAGAATATATGAGCTACAAAGATTCATCTGGGTTACTTTGTTCTTTCCAAATTCGGCCAATTACACGAAGCCTGAGCTCTTTCTTGTCTCCTCCAGAAAAAGATAGTGCCATGTTTCGTTGTATGATGAGGCCATCGTGACAGTCTCGTACCTTTCGGTGACTGTCTCTAATGCTGCGAGGTGTGCCCTCCCACATAAGCTTCCGACCATTCCCTCCCACCTCCAAACTGTAGCGGTAGCTCCTCCCCTCCGTCTCGTCTCCCATGAAACGAACAAACGCCATGTAAACAGGAGCGATCCCGATTTGAAAAGACTCGAAATGTAGACAGAAATATCGACCAAAGCAATGAAAAACCTGGGTAAATTAAGGAAAGGGTAGATTAAACTACAGCTAGCTACAACCATTCACAATGCCATGCAATGTGATTTCTTAAGATTGCAAGAAATTATATTAAACAGTACTCACAGTTAGCATCCATGTGGCGTTCTCTACATCTCGAGGATTTGATTTCACGTAGCGATGGTTAAACGTGCAGCCGGAATGCATGTCGACCTTGTGATCATCTCTCAAGTGAGTAACAATACTTTGAATATCCCCGACGACTGAGCATTTCGATCCGGCGTAAGGGCAGCTGTAAGGCCGAAAGTTACAAATGGCTTCGTGTTTCGACTTACCATAATAAGGGAAGATCTCAGGGCATCCAAGGGAGACATGCTTGCAAGGAAGTTCGAGTGATTCGGCCAATTTCTCCAACGCTAAGCATCTTATATCACCAAGCTCGTGTCTACAAGTTGGGCACTTGTTGTGAACCTTTGCTTTACAGGTAGAACAAAGGGTGTGCCCGTTTTGGCACtgtaattatcaactccttgttAGAAACGTACGTACGTAGTTACATCACGAGAAATCTGTCGGCGCGCAATTCAACAATACGAAAAGGACTTTTTAACTTTGAATAAACAAAATACTCCACCATCGATCCACTTGACC
This window contains:
- the LOC142519174 gene encoding E3 ubiquitin-protein ligase SINAT3-like, which encodes MESNSIEFPTDTEGYANEDEISDHSPPKPSHGNNPATNVQDLLECPVCTSSMYPPIHQCQNGHTLCSTCKAKVHNKCPTCRHELGDIRCLALEKLAESLELPCKHVSLGCPEIFPYYGKSKHEAICNFRPYSCPYAGSKCSVVGDIQSIVTHLRDDHKVDMHSGCTFNHRYVKSNPRDVENATWMLTVFHCFGRYFCLHFESFQIGIAPVYMAFVRFMGDETEGRSYRYSLEVGGNGRKLMWEGTPRSIRDSHRKVRDCHDGLIIQRNMALSFSGGDKKELRLRVIGRIWKEQSNPDESL